The genome window CTTCACCCGCGTGGGTCCCCCTCCTCACCCATCTCTCTCTGGCTCACCTGGAACAGACGACAACCACAAACTGGGTGAGCAAGTGTGTCCAGAATGATAAGATAAACTATAAAGGGCCCTCACAGAACACAGACTTATCCCAAGGCTATTGCCAAAAGTCCACTAACACATGTATGTTTCCTGTGATTCAGATCCACTCCTAAATACAATGGGTTCCCGGCCCATGCTCCACCCTTGCACCAAGTTTCTTTGAAATGAGCAGTTTCACCTTAACCCTGCTGAGAAAAAGAGAAACCAAACTGTTAACATAACGTTCTTGACAGAGATACAACATGGTTAGGTTGTAGATTATATGAATGCTTACAGCTGTGGTTTGAAAGTAACAGAGCCTAAGCTTCATCTTAGAAAAAAGAAAACAGGCAGAAAATACATCTTGGTTTCATATTGGTTATGTCCGAGTGTATGTTCCTACATGTTTATCTGTGTGTCACATGTGTCCGTGTGTGACAGTACGAGAGAATAGTACATGTACCGTTTATGCATGTCCACATGTGCGTGTGTTTCTGTGAGTGTGCATTATTGCTGGAGCTAATGTGACCGGACACATCTTCTCACTGCTGTATGAGAGGCCTAGTTTCCCTTCGGCCTGCTCTCTGTTGAGGATGACATCAGAAAAAAAAGTTAGCTACAATAAACAAGAGTGTGTGCTCTGGACTGATGCAGAACGATATCAGATGGGTGTTTTATATCATACAATATTTTGAAGTAAAAATCACCGAACCCTACATATTCAAGAACTACTTTTTATATTGTACTTTACATAAAGACAACTAATGAATACTATAGGGGGGACGAAAGGACATTTACTACAAACGTTGTGTGCTTATGTGTATGTTGTGTGCATGTGCAGGTCCTGTGGTTGACCCCAGGAAGGTGCTCATCATAGCGGGGCACCACAACTGGATTGTAGCGGCTTATGCTCACTATGTCATCTGCTACAGGTAattttaaaagtaaaacaattcTCATCCTTTCTACAGTTCATCAGGGAGAGACATTCAATTATTTACGATAGGAAGCTGGAGTCATTATCTGTTGTGTCTCACATTTCTCACTAAACCTTCTATACTCGTGTCAGTACACACGCTCTTTGACTATGTACATGTGAAGTTAAATGAGTGATGTATTTTTCTTTATCAAAACAAGTAGACCACAAAATGTAATTTAGTTGGAATCGTTTGTGTTTCACTCTGGATCTGCTCGTTTAGTTACGTTGCTAATGAAAGCTGACTTTTCATATCCTACTCGTCACGCTCTTTCAAAACATACCTATTTCTTCAAAACTGtccttaaaatatatatcataAAACACTTAATTATGGCTCTTTGTGAGAATAGAAGCAGAGgtaaatgtgtgtatgtgtgtctcaCTACAGGATAAAGGAATCTTCCGGATGGCAGCAGGTGTTTTCTTCCCCCTACCTTGACTGGACCATTGAACGCATCGCACTAAACGCCAAGGTGGTGGGAGGCCCGCATGGAGACAAGGACAAGATGGTGGCCGCCGCCTCTGAAAGCAACATCATCCTGTGGAACATCCAAGATGGAGGCAATGGAAATGAGATAGGTAAACGGAGAGTTACTGTATGTTTGTTTCTTAATACCACCTTGCTGATTTGTGACCTATGTTCCACCAAGCTTGCAAATTCACATTAATTCCAACCTCTCCCCGACCCCAAAGGCGTGTTCAGTCTCGTTGTACCTGTGGACGATCTCTTCTTTATTGGGAACCAGCTGGTGGCTACAAGCCATACGGGGAAGGTCGGGGTGTGGAATGCCGTCACACAGCACTGGCAGGTATGAGTGAATAAATGATGCACTATAATGTATTTTGTGTATGTAGAGAgttgtttgatgattgataaggGTTCtcctctgtgtttgtgttttactgAGTGAAGTGAATGCactcttctgtgtgtgtgtgtgtgtgtgtgttgcgcgcgcgcgcgcgtgcatTTGACCCTTCATTgaatgtacagtgtgtgtgcgtgctctCAATTGAGGGACGTTGACCTTTTCCTCTGTATGTGTTCAAGGTTCAAGATGTGGTTCCTATTACCAGTTGTGACACAGCAGGGTCCTTTCTACTGCTGGGCTGCAACAATGGCTCCATCTACTACATAGGTACATGGATGTTtatacacacagacatacaaaCACGTGTGCACACAGGGTTTACTATTTATTTTTCTGCCGTTCAGTTAATTGGATGTTTGGAAGTGACTTAAGCTACTTTCAGACTGCAGATAAAACTGGCCCTTCTTGTTGCACATACAGTATGTCAATCAGTTTTAAATTCTGATTGTGGCCATTTTCATGTGTGGTCCTTAGACAGGTACAGGTCGGATTATTTGCAATGCAACCTCAGTCTTAACAGTCACATTTCTATGTTTTATGTCACTCCGGATAAAAATTATTCACAATTCTGAGCAGGGCGATAGTCTTTTGGACTGTAActtataaaagaaaaacatttttaatcaaaaagtattttttataacattgttctgagtCCACTGGACCTTGATTTCATAAAATGTTGTTAACACATTCACATTTCTTCGATATCTTTTCAGACATGCAAAAGTTCCCACTGAGGATGAAGGATAATGACCTTCTAGTAACAGAGCTCTATCACGACCCTTCAAACGATGCCATCACTGCGCTGTCTGTCTACCTCACACCTAAAACCAGTTAGTACACCAGAACTCGGCTATCaataaagaagaaaataaacgcTTTTATGAATGTGTTTTCATTTAGATTCAGCTCGGTAACATTAATCCCAGTGACTGACCTGCCATTAAAacgtcctctgtgtgtgtgtgtgtgtgtgtatgtgttacaTATTCTCTTGTCTCAGGTGTGAGTGGGAACTGGATAGAGATAGCGTACGGGACGAGCAGCGGGGCTGTGAGAGTGATTGTGCAACACCCGGAGACAGTGGGGTCGGGCCCCCAGCTCTTCCAGACGTTCACCGTGCACAGGAGCCCCGTGACGAAGATCATGCTGTCTGAGAAACATCTGGtgtcaggtgaggaaggggcTTCATCCTCTCACTGTGTTCTCTCTTACCTACCTGGGTGTATACCTGTAATTGAAATACCCTGCTGattttctgtgtgtgtcagtgtgtgcggACAACAACCACGTTCGGACGTGGACGGTGACGCGCTTCAGAGGGATGATCTCCACCCAGCCCGGCTCCACCCCTCTGGCTTCCTTCAAAATCCTGTCTCTGGAGGAGACGGAGAGCCACGGGAGCTACGGCTCCGGGAATGATATCGGTGAGACAGTTAAGAGAAGACGATTAATGATTAATATGGGGGAGGGATAGGTGCATTCAAGAGTAAGAAGCAGATTGTCTGATACTCATCTTCGAAAAGAGGGGCAAGTTTGGGATTGACAGGTACTCGATACTTCTGACATAATTAAAATATTTACTTGATCAAAGAGCCCATGCATTGGACATATTGTCTTATAAAAAAGACAAATCGAGTGCCGTTTTCTAATCCAaaagatttcctcacagtaTTTTGTAGTGGACTTGCTCCATCCAGATGTGAGATGGCAGGCTGATGTGCAGGTAGAGACTGATTGTGTTCCCTGCTCTCAGGTCCATTTGGGGAGAGAGACGATCAGCAGGTTTTCATCCAGAAGGTGATCCCCATCACCAACAAACTGTTTGTGAGGCTCTCATCGACTGGAAAGAGGTATACTATTCTCCATCTGTTTCTCGTTCACCCTTGCTTCTCTGTCTTTTACCTAATTTAGTTGATTTGTCCATTCTTTGTTGTTTTCTTATCTGTAAGCTGTTCTCCTCTTGACctgtgttttaaaatgtgtgtgtttgtcaggaTCTGTGAAGTGCAGTCGGTGGATTTGACCACCATCTCTTGCTTCATGGTGCGGGAGTGCGAGGGTTCGAGCCGCATGGGGTCACGACCTCGGCACTATCTGTTCACTGGTCATGGCAACGGCGGCATCCAAATGTGGGACCTGACCACTGCGATGGACAACGCTAAcaaaggagaggagaagaacAAAGAGGGTGAGGAGGGAGGGACAGATAAGGGGAGAAAGAGGGGAGGCTGAACTTAGGAAGGTGACGAATAACAGTAAAGTTGGAAAGAATGTCCATAGATGTTTTTACTCACCTACAAAACCAAATCTTATTTTCTGGTTACACAGTAGGCTATTTCTTGGATTACATTCTATTTTTCTCTGTGTACTGAAGCTGCTTTTGTTTGACAGATGTAGGCGGGCCTTCAGAGGAGGAGCTGCTGCAGCTGTTGGATCAGTGCGACCTGAGCACCTCCCGCTGCGCTACACCAaatattagccccgccccctctgtgCTGCACCACACACGCCTCAGAGAGTCCTGCTCAAGGTTAGACAGGAATATCACACACACCATATCAAAGACAAACAGCCATACAGATACATCCAGTTATACACAGAAATAGAAAACGGTCTGTCTCAATACCGCAATCACTATGAATAATGTCTTTTGTACATTGGTTGTCAACTAATATGTACTGTGTGAAGTGTCGCTTGCAGCTcttacctgtctcactcttttatCTTCTGTCAGTCTGCAGTTACAGGCCCAGGAGCCCATCCCTGAGAGCCAGGCGACCTACGGAGCGGTGCGGCCCTACAGAGAGAGCCCCCTGCTGGCCCGAGCCCGACGCACTGAGTCCTTCCACAGCTACAGGTGAAACGATCTTTGTCACTCTGCAGATATATTAAAGGGTCACCTCCCCCTCACAAAGCATTTCTCACTGACCCCTAATGGTATGAAGCCACACAGATCATTTGGgttttattttcaaatgttttttattatgtttattcCTCTATCAAGGAAAACAAATCCTAATAAAACTGTTAAAAGCTTATTTTATGTGTAATGGGCACCACAAACTAAAAATCTATTCACCTCTACTGTTTAAGGGTTGTGGCTAAAATCTCAAAACCACAAGTGATAAGTGAGAATTCAGTCTTTTTCAGTTATTTGGAGAACTTTACCGTAATAcagttgcattttttttttatcttccagtgttttttttacacctGATGATTTGTGTATCGTGTTTTTAGCCAATAGCTAATAAGGAAATGAGAGGGGAAAATATGCCTTGCTGCGCCTTTTCAATACCAGGAGTGAGAACCACACAGCCACAATCTGATGATGCTCTTTTCATATAAGCTTGGAAAATACCAAGTTGTTGgaatattgtttattttatcTATCCGCCTGTAACTGACTCCATCCACCCATATTTCTACAGAGACTTCCAGAACTTTTCCCTGAGTCGAGGGATGCTGGACAGCACCGGGCCACCTCCCCTGCCGGGCCCCGCCCAGACCCTCGATGTCCGCCGCTCGCTCTGTGACTTCGGGCCCGACGACAGCGAGAGGAGGGCCTCGGCTCTGGAGTTCTGGGCCTGCCGGTCGTCCAGCTCCAGCTCCAACACGATAACCGGAGCCACGGCAACGGCTGCTGTTTCTGCTGTGAAGACGGAGAGCGGCCCAGAGTCTCCACGGCAACCTCCTGACAGCCCCATTCCAGGAGGTGACGTGAGGCGGAAGGTGTTTCCACAGccagaggagggggaaggggcgggatcagggggagagggggggaaggCGGAGGGAGTTGTGAGGAAGAGAGGAGTCCTGGAAGGAGGCTTTCTGGGGAGGAAGAGGGCTCCCCCAGTTCCCCACCTCTCCTCCGTCACCTCTGGATCTGAAGGGGGGGGCAGCGACTCATCCTCCAACGCCTCCCCCTCCCCGACCAAACTGTCTTCCTCCACCTCACCGCGTCACAGGAAGCTCGCGCCCGAACTGTCCAATCaggacagcagcctgtgacagTGAAATCCTCTGTAGAGGCGTCCTGTAGGTACGCCTCTACAGAGGACTCTGGGTATCACAGCAGAGGAGGAATATGTCACGTCATGATGAACGTGGATGAAGGACATTCTTCTTTTGGGTTTCCACACAAGATACTACCACGCTTTAATTTGACTTTGTCCCAGGACGAGTTTACTATACTCTGTTTTCTTTCCGGACCGTACTTATTTAAACTTAATTTAGGTCGCTGGAGCTCAAACATCTGTGTCACACTTTGGACCCAAATATCGGTAATCTGTCTTTCCTCCATAATGGAGCATTTTCTCACACAAACAGCATGCCATCTCAACCAGCGCAGGAGTGCATTTCATGTTGCGTCACACTTGTAAAATCTGCTGGGTACAACTGGAGCTCCTACTGTCTGATGGGCTAAGAGGTTTGCATTTTTAGGCACAACATTGGCCATCTTAGTTAGTCTTGAAGAACTTCTAAAATGTGTTTCTCGCTCTCTGTCGATGTTGTTGACTACATCTAAACAAACAACAGTCACAACAGAGGTCTGCATGGCCTGGTGTTGTGAAGGCTGTGCTGCCGGTTTGAAGCACAAAGGCCACTGATGTTCAGCTTGTATCATTAAGGAACAAATGGAAACAAAACAAGCACAGCACTAATAACAGAATGAGGGTTTCAAAAAATATCTAAGGCGCTTTTCATAACACTTTCAAACAGATAACAGAATCAACAAAGGCACAGTTTCTACTTTGATCAAATATATAAACTGTTTATATCGTCTAATAGGCTGGTAGGAATGACTGCTCAGAAACTGACCTAAATCATTCAAGCTTACATCTTACTTTCAAACAGAAAACTAACAACTAATCATTATTTTTTCGATTTCAATTGACTATTGTATAGAAATGGGTGCAAACCTCTCCTTTTGAGAAGCTGAAACCAGCAGAAGTTTGCGATGTATGGAGATTAAACATAATCGTTCCCGATTTTTCATTTATCAGAAGGTCCCTTTCAAAAACTCCTGATGTTATCAAGTATCGCTGACAAGACgtgaactttgttacatttatccTTAAAAATACCCTAAACATGTGACCCTTTCCGTAACCTTGGCAGCTACTTAAACCCTAATGTGAATCTACTTTTCTGCAGCCAGAGGCACAACGTTTCTGTTGTTAAGCAATAACACAAAGAGCCAACAGTCAGGATAGGTTTTGCAGCTCCAGCATGCTGGCAATCTTCCTGGCTACTATTTAACAGTGAAGAGCTAAAGTTCACTTGATTTGCTACACAAAGATGTGAACATGTGTCTCATTCTCACTACAGCTGGCTTCCTGAAATGTACCTTTACAAGTTCCAGATAAATGTTCCTATTATAACATTATACGCATGGTAGCAGAACTGGTAAAggtgaaatgtttttttaaatgatggctCTTTTTCACAAGTAAGTCCCAGTAAGCCAGCATGCACACATCTGTGAGATATAACATATCCACCGCCTCATCTAACGCAGCAATTTGACGATTATTTACAAAGTATTTGAAAACAAATTTGTTTCATTTTGAGAAAAGCTATCAAATATAAACAACTAAATCTGTAGTTGTTGATTTATGCTTTGTGGTATACAGTACATTACCAGTACAGTCCATGGCCTTTCCTCTAAATAGATCAACACAATTTGGTACTTATTTTAGTTCACACATCTAGAACAAGTTAAATTCAGTTTTTCACAGTGGTGCCTGCGCAATATCACActgattatttgtatttgtatttaatagTCTTTTAAGTATCACAATATACCTACTCAACTCAATACAAGGACCTGGTACACGACATCACTTTGCTCCAGTTGAAACAGATTTGAATGTGTCTTGTTTTGCTTTGGATGACTGTTGCAGTGCCTTATTTAACTTGATGCGGTTATCAGTGTGTGTTTTCAGAGTAAAGGATTTAGACCAAAGGCTTGTGACGGCTGAGGAGCCATAAAGCACCTGTTCACTCAGCGTGAACTGTCTCATGATAGATTTAAAACTGGCTAAAACCGAATATGTGGTTTCTTGAATGGATATACAGTACATATTAAATTATCAACATCTTTGGGTGTAAATTGTACATAATCTTGACATATGAAAACTGGAAAGTCCATTTGGTTATGATGTATTTGTGAAGGCTTAAAGGAGAGCCAAAAGGATGGCTTTGGATAAAAAATGGCAGCAACCTTAATAATTAGAGTAGCCATTTTGTGAGCTCAACTGCTTCTTCACTGCTTTAACACAGCTGTTTGTTTTAGATGAGTTAAAGAAACCAGGACAGCTCTTGATCTATGGTACATTTAGCTAATGCTGTCGGGGAAATGTAAAAATGTGTGACTTAAAAAGGGTAAATACAACAAGAAAGAGTTTCCTGAAATGTTGATTATAATTTGCCAAATGAAGCAgctataaaacatattttaagtcgATATTTACCGTGTTGCTTATCTTCATCATCAGGTCCCTGTCTGTACAAAGATGTACATTTTCATGCACTAATAACTGTATAAAAAGTAGACATATTCAAAACAAAATCCTAATGTGGATGCATTGATGTGTGTGATGGTGTGTCAATACTTACACTGTTGTTCATGACATATTGTTAATAATCATAATGCCTATATTGATATTACCATGCTATTGGACCTAACTGCATTTGCACTTGCACTATTAAGATTAAAATAAATTGCTAgtgtttattttatataaaatatatagtttaaattgtattttagcACATAACTGTTAGTCTGTCAGTTCCTCTCTGGCTATGTTTACATTATATTACAGCCAGATCCTAGCGAGCTAAAAGGAAAACATGTTTGTTTAAACTACCGTGTACATTGTGTATGTTAGAAATGCTGCATTgtgttatattattatttactgTGCACATCCATGATCAAATGATGTTAACATTCAACACGTCAGAGCTTCAATGttcatgcaatttaaagtaaaaCTGTGCTCACTAAAACTTCTCAAAACTGGACGTGTTTTATTTTCCCTCTAATAATGGAGGTAAGCTGAGGTTACTGAAATATAGTTTTGTTGTCATTTTCCATTTGCAAAGTTTTTCTTAAAACATCACCAGACTACAGTTCAGTATTTCGACTGTTTAAAAGGATATCTTTCAAATCTGCATTAGTGCAAGGCTGAAAAGTATAGCATCAGTTTGTCGACTGGGAATTGTTGTCCTCCTTTTttacataaaataaatacattaggtATTAATGTTGAGCATCAGGGCTCCATTATCTTTATCGTAGCTTTCCAGGAAAACTAATTAGGAGTAACAGAAAACATCAAAATACTTGTTAGGGATCTACGATATGTCAATAACATCTCAAGTGTTTTGGATGACACCATTTTTAAATGTGGTCGCTTTGAGAAGATGAAATCAAAGGGACATAATCATTTAATGTTCAgttaaaatgttttttctgcAGTTTCACCTTTAAAACAAGACTACTAATAATGACAACAGGCTGAAACAAATGCTTGCAGTCAGTTTCTTCCTGCTTGTTTGTACCAATAACCTGCCAAAGAGCACGATTGTATTATTTTAACAGtcacagaggtgtgtgtgtgtgtgtgtgtgtgtgtgtgtgtgtctccccaGCGCTTTCATTTCACTAACCTTCCCGTTCAGACAGTCTCCTCTCTGAGACGCCGTCTGTCGTCATCGTGATTTATGAGTTTAATaaaacgctgtgtgtgtgtgttgctcagGGCCAAACTGTCCCTTACAATCACTCCAGCAGCTCTCTTTTCACAGCCTCTCCCTCTCTGCGTGGCTGACAATAGCTGTGAATGCGGCTGTGAATGTTTCAGAAGTGCCCTTGTCAGACTCTTGTCCTTGAGCGAGGGCACGGTTGTTACTGCCAGTTTGTTAATTTCAAACTTGCCTTGATGTCCCCTGAAGGGACGCGGGAGCAAAACTAAATTACTGCTGCGTAGTTTTGACGGAGACACCGgccctctgtgtgtttgtgctggtgtgtgtgtgtgtggtaactAAGTCTCTGTGTTTCACTAACTCAGCAGAAAATAACAGCATTTCATCTGCAGCTAGATCACCACCATGACCAGACTGAGGGACTGTAGTTGAGCTAGATATCTCAGGGCTAGATATCTCAGGTATGTTACTCCTGGTTACACACACAGCCAAATGCAAATCAATAAACCATATGTGCaaacaaataatatatattttaaccaTCATAGAACTAATAATTGATCACTATGAGAGGGcgataaaacaaatcaaatttcACAATCTTTTTGATGAAATACCTCCATTCTGTGAAGTTATTGTAGGGTTTAATAATGGTTCTTTAACACACATATCTACATAATGGGGTTTTTATTAGTGATGCATCATGAATAATGTTGATATCATGACCAAGTGGGTATTGGCAACAACACAATTACATTACTTTACTGTAAGGCAGCCTTTAAAACCAGGAACACACAACAGTTATGCTATATTACAAAGTGACTGTATCCAAAATCTAAGACAATAttgatatattattaatatattgCTAACTCTCAAGTTAAGAGCTTTAATATGGATGGTTTTTGAGctgctgctttttaaacactcactacttttaattattttttcatAGGAACACATCCTCATTTTTGTACTATCAAAAACAGAACAAGTTATTATGCCATAATAAGAAAGATGAAATTATACTTTTCTTGAAAATGTACATACAAGTTTTACAGATACAGTACATAGATATGAATAGATGTACAAGGAGCACAACATATAGGAATCTAATGGAGAAACAGTCATGCTGAAAACGGTTTGCTTTGAGGAACAGTGTTAACTTTACaacttattttaaataattttcaAGTGAAGAAAATGTAAGAAAACAAGTCAAACTTATTTTTTTCTTGACCATTATTTATAATTTctcaaaaaacacaaacattgATCAATGAATAATCTATAAATAAGCCTTTTTTTGTACAACAACCATAAATAATACTGCCAGTGTAAAAAAGGAAAATGTTATAACAATACAGAAGGCTTCAATTTAAGACATCAACGTTACACAGAAATTCAACATTCTGATAAATACTGTTTCTATCATGTTTAGCTTCTGAACATTAAAAGGCTTAATCTGTGGAGTCCACAAATACCCAGGGTTCATTCCTGCTGTCACACCAACACAGGAAGTAGCTGAGATCTGTTTATCTTTCTG of Pseudochaenichthys georgianus chromosome 3, fPseGeo1.2, whole genome shotgun sequence contains these proteins:
- the kctd3 gene encoding BTB/POZ domain-containing protein KCTD3 — its product is MATNGINLTPGMGEIIQLNVGGTRFSTSRQTLMWIPDSFFSSLLSGRISTLRDETGAIFIDRDPTAFAPILNFLRTKELDLRGVNISVLRHEAEFYGITPLVRRLLLCEELDRSSCGSVLFHGYLPPPAIPARKSGPASVAHGPSDGPGPSGAEGFTRVGPPPHPSLSGSPGTDDNHKLGPVVDPRKVLIIAGHHNWIVAAYAHYVICYRIKESSGWQQVFSSPYLDWTIERIALNAKVVGGPHGDKDKMVAAASESNIILWNIQDGGNGNEIGVFSLVVPVDDLFFIGNQLVATSHTGKVGVWNAVTQHWQVQDVVPITSCDTAGSFLLLGCNNGSIYYIDMQKFPLRMKDNDLLVTELYHDPSNDAITALSVYLTPKTSVSGNWIEIAYGTSSGAVRVIVQHPETVGSGPQLFQTFTVHRSPVTKIMLSEKHLVSVCADNNHVRTWTVTRFRGMISTQPGSTPLASFKILSLEETESHGSYGSGNDIGPFGERDDQQVFIQKVIPITNKLFVRLSSTGKRICEVQSVDLTTISCFMVRECEGSSRMGSRPRHYLFTGHGNGGIQMWDLTTAMDNANKGEEKNKEDVGGPSEEELLQLLDQCDLSTSRCATPNISPAPSVLHHTRLRESCSSLQLQAQEPIPESQATYGAVRPYRESPLLARARRTESFHSYRDFQNFSLSRGMLDSTGPPPLPGPAQTLDVRRSLCDFGPDDSERRASALEFWACRSSSSSSNTITGATATAAVSAVKTESGPESPRQPPDSPIPGGDVRRKVFPQPEEGEGAGSGGEGGKAEGVVRKRGVLEGGFLGRKRAPPVPHLSSVTSGSEGGGSDSSSNASPSPTKLSSSTSPRHRKLAPELSNQDSSL